Proteins encoded within one genomic window of Anastrepha ludens isolate Willacy chromosome 4, idAnaLude1.1, whole genome shotgun sequence:
- the LOC128861418 gene encoding gustatory and odorant receptor 63a, which translates to MFNSYNRRKKHDTVFLNVKPTFNGQNSGLRKYSTGLLDKEDIPYYNTNSSQGSRASVGTITTLNENFRPNVFYNNIAPIQWFLHIIGVLPITRRAAGKAKFRLNSIAFGYSLVFFVLLAIYVFYVAKNRIKIVTSLSGPFEEAVIAYLFLVNILPLLMVPILWWEARKIAKLWNDWDEFEILYYQISGHSVPLNLFRKTTMIAVVLPVLSILSVVITHITMADFQFIQVIPYCILDNLTAMLGAWWFIICESLSMTANILGERFQRALRHIGPAAMVADYRALWLRLSKLTRDIGNATCYTFTFLNLYLFFIITLSVYGLMSQLSEGFGIKDIGLAITAIWNVFLLFYICDKAHYASFNVRTNFQKKLLMVELNWMNSDAQTEINMFIRATEMNPSNINCGGFFDVNRNLFKGLLTTMVTYLVVLLQFQISIPSDSGKQMNVSVAELVTDMFVETTELTSTSTTPTIKTTTTKMPPSARGRKG; encoded by the exons atgtttaataGTTATAATCGCCGCAAGAAACATGACACAGTTTTTCTAAATGTAAAGCCGACTTTTAACGGTCAGAATAGCGGACTACGGAAATATTCCACTGGCCTACTAGATAAAGAGGATATCCCATATTATAATACCAACAGCAGTCAAGGGAGTCGAGCATCAGTCGGAACTATAACTACATTGAATGAAAACTTTCGACCA aatgTTTTCTACAACAACATTGCACCAATTCAATGGTTTTTGCATATAATTGGGGTTTTACCCATAACGCGACGAGCGGCCGGTAAAGCTAAATTTCGCCTAAACTCGATAGCTTTTGGTTATTCACTCGTATTCTTCGTTCTTTTAGCG ATCTATGTTTTTTATGTGGccaaaaatcgcataaaaattgTGACATCACTGAGTGGACCATTCGAAGAAGCTGTTATTGCTTACCTGTttcttgtaaatattttaccaCTATTAATGGTTCCAATATTATGGTGGGAAGCACGTAAAATCGCAAAACTATGGAACGACTGGGATGAATTTGAG attttgtaCTATCAAATATCGGGTCATAGTGTGCCTTTGAATCTATTTCGGAAAACCACTATGATTGCGGTGGTTTTGCCGGTATTATCTATTTTGTCGGTAGTCATAACTCATATAACAATGGCGGACTTTCAGTTCATTCAA gTAATTCCCTACTGCATCTTAGACAACTTGACTGCCATGTTGGGTGCCTGGTGGTTCATAATTTGTGAAAGCCTCAGTATGACTGCAAATATTCTAGGTGAACGTTTTCAAAGG GCTTTACGTCACATCGGCCCCGCCGCAATGGTCGCCGATTATCGCGCCCTATGGTTACGCCTGAGCAAGTTGACACGTGATATCGGAAATGCCACCTGTTATACTTTCACTTTTCTCAACCTGTATCTCTTCTTCATTATCACACTTTCGGTTTATGGTCTAATGTCTCAGCTTTCTGAAGGTTTCGGTATTAAGGACATCGGTTTGGCCATAACTGCCATTTGGAATGTATTCCTGCTTTTCTACATTTGCGATAAGGCCCATTATGCCTCCTTCAATGTGCGtacgaattttcagaaaaagttACTAATGGTTGAATTGAATTGGATGAACTCCGATGCGCAAACAGAGATAAATATGTTTATACGCGCTACGGAAATGAATCCGTCAAACATTAACTGTGGCGGATTTTTCGATGTAAATAGGAACCTCTTCAAGGGA ttGCTCACTACAATGGTCACTTATCTCGTTGTGTTACTGCAGTTCCAGATCAGTATACCCAGCGACTCCGGTAAGCAAATGAACGTTTCAGTAGCTGAGCTAGTCACTGATATGTTCGTGGAGACTACAGAGTTGACTAGTACTAGTACGACACCAACAATAAAAACTACAACGACTAAAATGCCACCATCAGCACGGGGTAGGAAAGGGTAA